The following proteins are co-located in the Solanum pennellii chromosome 8, SPENNV200 genome:
- the LOC107026805 gene encoding deoxyhypusine hydroxylase has protein sequence MEVRVGEIGDVVGVEDQDDLPISSFKVSQEMEKFLCHRLLDQEQPISERFRALFSLRNLRGSGPRNALISATRDPSNLLAHEAAFALGQMQDADAIPALEEVLFDFSLHPIVRHEAAEALGAIGKESNILLLERSLASDPAQEVRETCELALSRIKELKNVGSDDGSSTMAPSPFLSVDPAAPASYSSVEDLKDVLLSEAKGMYERYAALFALRNNGGEEAISAIIESLGSKSALLRHEVAYVLGQLQNKRASDALSMTLKDVNEHPMVRHEAAEALGSIADAECLALLVDFAKDPEPIVSQSCEVALSMLEFEKSGKSFEFLFMQMPHAEQVS, from the coding sequence ATGGAGGTCAGAGTAGGTGAGATTGGAGATGTAGTTGGAGTGGAGGACCAAGACGATCTTCCAATAAGTTCATTTAAAGTCTCTCAGGAAATGGAGAAGTTTCTATGTCACAGATTGCTGGACCAAGAACAGCCAATTTCAGAGCGTTTTAGAGCTCTTTTCTCTCTAAGGAACCTTCGGGGATCAGGTCCACGAAATGCTCTTATCAGTGCAACAAGGGATCCCTCAAATCTCTTGGCACATGAGGCTGCATTTGCGTTGGGTCAAATGCAAGATGCTGATGCGATTCCTGCTCTAGAAGAAGTTCTATTTGATTTCTCCTTGCATCCAATTGTTCGACATGAGGCTGCAGAAGCTCTTGGCGCAATTGGCAAAGAAagtaatattttacttttagaaAGAAGTTTGGCTTCAGATCCAGCCCAGGAGGTCCGAGAGACATGTGAACTGGCTCTTAGTCGAATCAAAGAGCTGAAGAATGTAGGAAGTGATGATGGCTCGTCAACAATGGCACCGTCACCCTTCCTTTCAGTCGACCCTGCTGCTCCTGCTTCTTATTCCTCTGTTGAGGACTTGAAGGATGTTCTTTTGAGTGAAGCAAAGGGCATGTATGAACGCTATGCTGCTCTTTTCGCTCTAAGAAACAACGGAGGAGAGGAAGCTATTTCTGCAATTATTGAATCTCTAGGTTCAAAGAGTGCTCTACTAAGGCATGAGGTTGCTTATGTATTGGGTCAATTGCAGAACAAAAGGGCTTCAGATGCCCTGTCTATGACTCTTAAAGATGTCAATGAGCATCCAATGGTTAGACATGAAGCAGCTGAAGCTCTTGGTTCTATAGCAGATGCCGAATGTCTTGCTCTTCTTGTGGATTTTGCCAAGGATCCCGAGCCTATTGTCTCACAAAGTTGTGAAGTTGCTCTTAGCATGCTTGAGTTTGAAAAATCAGGGAAATCCTTCGAGTTTCTCTTCATGCAGATGCCTCACGCCGAGCAGGTCTCATAG
- the LOC107026852 gene encoding (S)-ureidoglycine aminohydrolase, with amino-acid sequence MQSFSPFSYLSFFFLFTALSFVKTVLTQDGFCSAPLRIDADSNSQPLYWKVTNPTLSPSHLQDLPGFTRSVYKKDHAFITPESQVFSPLPDWTNTLGAYLITPAMGSHFVMYLAKMQENSKSGLPPRDVERFIFVVQGSEVLTNISGSVHKMKVDSYAYLPPNLDHSVETDAAATLIVFERRYSGLENHVPEQIVGSTDKQPLLETPGEIFELRKLLPTSLAYDFNIHIMDFQPGEFLNVKEVHYNQHGLLLLEGQGIYRLSDSWYPIQTGDAIWMAPFVPQWYAALGKTRSRYLLYKDVNRNPL; translated from the exons ATGCAATCtttttcaccattttcataTCTTtcgttcttctttctctttacAGCTCTGA GTTTTGTAAAAACTGTCTTGACCCAAGATGGGTTTTGCTCTGCACCATTAAGAATTGATGCTGATTCCAATTCTCAGCCGCTTTACTGGAAAGTTACTAACCCCACACTTTCCCCTTCTCATCTTCAAG ACTTGCCGGGTTTTACTCGAAGTGTGTATAAGAAGGACCATGCTTTCATTACTCCTGAAAGCCAAGTATTTAGCCCTCTACCTGATTG GACAAATACTTTAGGCGCCTATCTAATCACACCAGCTATGGGCTCGCATTTTGTCATGTACTTGGCAAAGATGCAAG AAAATTCTAAATCAGGGCTCCCTCCTAGAGATGTTGAAAG GTTCATATTTGTGGTCCAGGGAAGTGAAGTTCTCACCAACATATCTGGGAGTGTCCACAAAATGAAA GTCGATTCATATGCTTATCTGCCTCCCAATTTGGATCACTCAGTGGAAACTGATGCAGCTGCTACTCTTATTGTATTTGAAAGGAG GTATTCTGGCTTGGAAAATCATGTTCCTGAGCAAATTGTCGGTTCAACAGACAAGCAGCCCCTTCTTGAAACTCCTGGCGAG ATTTTTGAGCTAAGGAAGCTTCTTCCAACGTCTTTAGCTTATGATTTCAATATACAC ATCATGGACTTTCAACCAGGAGAATTCCTCAATGTCAAG GAAGTTCATTATAACCAGCATGGTTTGCTGCTGTTGGAGGGGCAAGGCATATATCGATTAAGTGATAGCTG GTACCCAATTCAAACTGGTGATGCTATTTGGATGGCACCATTTGTACCTCAATG GTATGCTGCTCTGGGCAAGACGCGTTCACGCTACTTGTTATATAAAGATGTAAATAGGAATCCACTGTAG